The proteins below come from a single Aegilops tauschii subsp. strangulata cultivar AL8/78 chromosome 6, Aet v6.0, whole genome shotgun sequence genomic window:
- the LOC120967319 gene encoding uncharacterized protein, protein MEAKRSRAAAMAALCVLLFLLLLPRQAAAKSRSEYCECFDGCYLSCRNDHHNPRWDCIPSCQDSCTIFTSQAGGGAAPCYCETRACESSAAPADAPDAAVR, encoded by the exons ATGGAGGCGAAGCGGTCGAGGGCGGCCGCCATGGCCGCGCTGTGCGTGCTCCTCTTCCTGCTGCTGCTGCCCCGGCAGGCGGCCGCCAAGTCCCGGTCCGAGTACTGCGAGTGCTTCGACGGGTGCTACCTCAGCTGCAGGAACGACCACCACAACCCGCGCTGGGACTGCATCCCGTCCTGCCAAGACTCGTGCACCATCTTCACCAGccaggccggcggcggcgccgccccGTGCTACTGCGAGACACGTGCCTGCGAATCGTCAGCGGCGCCGGCCG ATGCACCTGACGCCGCGGTTCGATAA